A stretch of the Luteolibacter arcticus genome encodes the following:
- a CDS encoding beta-N-acetylhexosaminidase, producing the protein MRRIFTCLLFAFATAAAEIQVIPRPVDVRETDTRLHLTKGATVQLADTKTKDLVLATLSEAAGFPLVPALASKPGSIQFLPATTLPDRIPVPKGEGYVIRITGEGANVHAATPAGHFHGLQTLAQLIRSGERDGQGAISLGGAQILDAPRFAWRGFMLDESRHFTGEAGVKRLLDGMARYKLNRLHWHLTDSAGWRIEIKKYPKLTTIGGRGNESDRSADAPAQFYTQEQIRGIVAYAKERHITIVPEIDMPGHADAAVLAYPEHDGGGFLQKGNKDKWPHFTFNPAKKETLSFLDDILKEVAALFPEAGVIHVGGDEVHFGWHEWPKLQEVQALMKKERLKDLAAVETWFIRRMSMTINGLRFQTGGWDEIASRDLPRDKSLVFWWRHDKPQVLHDALKNDYSVVLCPRRPCYFDFVQHDSHKVGRRWGGFNPLSEVYAFPAALKLSAADEKQVRGIQACLWTETAVTQARRDFLIWPRLVALAEAAWTPDSRKDFSTFEQRLPAEIEWLRAKGIKPYDPSANSPEIGDLGAKPEYPDKAE; encoded by the coding sequence ATGCGCCGCATCTTCACGTGCCTTCTCTTCGCCTTCGCCACCGCAGCGGCGGAAATTCAGGTAATCCCACGCCCCGTGGACGTCCGCGAAACGGACACACGCCTGCACCTGACGAAGGGTGCCACGGTCCAGCTCGCCGACACGAAAACCAAGGACCTGGTGCTGGCCACGCTGTCGGAAGCCGCCGGCTTTCCGCTGGTCCCCGCTCTGGCGAGCAAGCCGGGCTCGATCCAGTTCCTGCCTGCCACTACCCTGCCCGACCGCATTCCCGTCCCGAAGGGCGAGGGCTACGTGATCCGCATCACCGGAGAGGGGGCCAATGTCCACGCCGCCACCCCTGCCGGGCATTTCCATGGCCTGCAAACGCTGGCCCAACTGATCCGCTCGGGCGAACGCGACGGCCAAGGGGCCATCAGCCTGGGCGGCGCGCAGATTCTTGATGCCCCGCGGTTCGCCTGGCGTGGCTTCATGCTCGATGAAAGCCGCCATTTCACCGGCGAGGCCGGGGTGAAGCGGCTGCTCGATGGCATGGCGCGCTACAAACTCAACCGCCTGCACTGGCACCTCACCGACTCGGCCGGCTGGCGGATCGAGATCAAAAAGTACCCGAAGCTCACCACCATCGGCGGCCGCGGCAACGAAAGCGATCGATCGGCAGACGCGCCGGCCCAGTTCTACACGCAGGAGCAGATCCGCGGGATCGTCGCCTACGCCAAGGAGCGCCACATCACCATCGTTCCCGAAATCGACATGCCCGGCCACGCCGATGCGGCGGTGCTCGCCTATCCGGAGCACGACGGCGGGGGCTTCCTCCAGAAGGGCAACAAGGACAAGTGGCCGCACTTCACCTTCAATCCCGCTAAGAAGGAGACGCTCTCCTTCCTCGATGACATCCTCAAGGAAGTCGCAGCGCTGTTCCCGGAAGCGGGCGTCATCCATGTCGGCGGCGATGAGGTCCACTTCGGCTGGCATGAGTGGCCCAAGCTGCAGGAAGTGCAGGCGCTGATGAAAAAGGAGCGGCTGAAGGACCTGGCCGCGGTCGAGACTTGGTTCATCCGGCGCATGTCGATGACGATCAATGGACTCCGCTTCCAAACCGGCGGCTGGGACGAGATCGCCTCCCGCGACCTTCCCCGCGACAAGTCCTTGGTTTTCTGGTGGCGTCACGACAAGCCGCAGGTCCTCCACGACGCGCTCAAGAACGACTACTCCGTGGTGCTGTGCCCTCGCCGCCCCTGCTACTTCGATTTCGTGCAGCACGACTCGCACAAGGTCGGCCGCCGCTGGGGTGGCTTCAATCCCCTCTCCGAAGTCTACGCCTTTCCCGCCGCGCTGAAGCTCTCCGCGGCCGATGAAAAGCAAGTCCGCGGCATCCAAGCCTGCTTGTGGACGGAAACCGCCGTCACCCAAGCACGCCGCGACTTCCTCATCTGGCCCCGGTTGGTCGCATTGGCAGAGGCGGCATGGACGCCGGACTCGCGGAAGGATTTCTCCACCTTCGAGCAACGCCTGCCGGCCGAAATCGAATGGCTGCGGGCCAAGGGCATCAAGCCCTACGACCCATCCGCAAACTCACCCGAAATCGGCGACCTGGGAGCCAAGCCGGAGTATCCCGACAAGGCCGAGTGA